DNA from Ignavibacteria bacterium:
TCTCGGATCCTTACTCTTACAAGCATTAATTTTCTCAAGTGTTTTATCTTTACTTGCATCATTTACAACATAAATTTTGTCAACATAGTCAGGTATTCCCTCCAATGTTTCAGGAATCAGAAGCTCTTCGTTATATGCAGGAATTGAAACGGCTATGTTATAACCTTTATACAAGCTTCAGCTCCTTTTTGAAATACTCTTTTCCCCAATTAACAGTCTGTTCAAGCCCTTCCCTGAAATTTGTTACAAACTCAATTCCGAAATCTTCCTTAATTTTTTTATTGTCGATGTCAAAAACTTTTATATCACCCGGCATCCAGTCATCATAAATTATTTGCTGATTTTTAATTCCGAGGATGTCAGCAACCATATTTGCAAGTTCTTTAACAGTAACTTTTATTCCTGACGCACAGTTATAAACCTGTGCTTCAGATTTTTTTGAAGCAGCAGACATCAAGTTTGCCTTCACAACATCTTTGACGTAAGTAAACGAACGCTGCTGTGTGCCGTCTCCGTATATTTTTATAGGTTCGCCTTTTAACATTTTCCTTGTAAAAATGGAAACTACTCCGCCAACGTCGCTCGACTCCTGTCTTGGTCCATAGACATGAAAATACCTTAATACTGTAGTATTTAAACCATATAAATGATTAAAAGTTTTTGCGTATTTCTCGCCGGCAAGCTTGCTCACGCCATAATATGAAGAGGGAACAAGCGGATGCTGTTCATCCTGCGGAAAATATTGCGCTTCACCATATACAGAGCCCGTGGATGCGTGAACAAATTTTTTAACTTTATGTTTCACAGCAAGCTCGAGCAGATTGAACGCTCCCTTCGCGTTAATATCAAGGTCAAGCCGTGGATTATTCATGCAAATAGTTTTTTTCGATGCTGCCTGATGAAATACAACTTCAACGCCTTTATATAATTCATCCAGCTGTTCAAAATCCAGCACATCACATTTGACCTCTTGAAAATTCGGATATTGTTTTAAGTGTGCAAGATTTTCTTCTTTACCTGCGAAATAATTATCTACGCTTATTGTATCAACATCCATTTTTACAAGTTCTTCAACCAAGTGACTTCCTATAAATCCCGCTCCACCGGTTACTAAAGCTTTTTTATATGGAAAAGTTTTTTTATCAATCATTGTGATCAATTGTTAATAGTTTTATATAATTTTTCTGCAATTAAAGAGCTCCTACGTCTTTTTGCTTCTTCAAATGAATTAAAAACCAAATTTTTCTTCAGTTCGTTATTCCCTAATAATTTTTTTATACTTTCTGCAAGTAACTCAGCATCATCTTTTTCAACTACATATCCCCATCCTGATTCTTTTGCACTCACAGTATGAAAAGATTCAGGAGGTGAAAACACAAGTATCGGGGTTCCGGAGACAAGATAGTCAAGAGCCTTAGTTGCATAAACGGTTTTCACTTCAAGCGGTGAACAGTTCTTGAATGATAAAGGTAAAAATAAAATATCGGATTTCATCTGCATTTCAAATGCTTCTTTCATGTCAACCCAGTTATAAGTAATTCTTTCATCAAAAATTCCGTAACGTTTTAATGTTTCATTATCAAAACTGCACAAAATAGTAACTTTTATATCCCCCCCTAAATAATCAAGAGACTTTATTAAAACTTTAATTGCATCAAGATTCATCCCGTTGCTAATGTTACCAGTATATAAAATTTTTGCAGAACCCGAAACAGTATAAGAATTTTTTAATTCAAATCCTTCAAGCTTATCATCGGAAATGCTATGAGGAAACAAATCCGTTTTTAAGCATCTGTTATATTTTTCATCATAAAAATTTTTCTGTATGCCAGTCATGCAGAACACTTTATAAGAATTTGTTAAAATTTCTTTTTCGTATTCCGCGGCTAATTTTCCGTTAATAGATTCAGCCGTATAATTTTCCTGCCAGAGGTCGTGCATATATGCTATAAACGGAATATTTTCTTCCTTAGCAGCAAGAAAAGCGGCAACAAAAAAAACAGAGTTTGGGTAAACTCCCATTATATAATCCGCTTTTTTTTCCTTAGCTTTTTGCTTTATTTTATTTTTTATATAACCAATAAACTTATATGAATATTTTTCAAAAATTCTTTGAAAAATTTTTAAGTTGAATTTCACATAGGTGGTTTCGCAATTTAGTTTAAAGCTCTTATCTGATTTTGCTTCATATTGCCATCCGCCAATAGCATAAACTTTACCTTTGTAATTATTTATCAGATTGCTCATAAGTATCGAAGAACCGACAATCAATGGAGGAAGAGTTCTGCAAACAACGAGAAGCTTTTTTGAATCAGGTTTTTTCAATTTCCTCCAACACGTTATAAGCCGAATCTACACAAGTTGTCAATTTTCCGCTGAATATAGTAAATATGTTAGGAGTATGCTTAATCAACAAAGTCGGTCTTGCATCATCGAGCTCTTGTTCAGGAAGAACCACACGGGTAGTAATCCACGATTCCTTCCACTTCATATCTTTTATTATCGGAAAAAATCTTTGCGCCTGCTCCATTAGTTCAAATTCCACCAATCCGTCAAACGGGTCCCATCCTGTTCTGTTAGAGCCCTTATGATTTTGCAAAACAGAATAAGTCACGTGATATAAAATAAATTCCCCGTGAGATAATCCTTTTGGCATTAAAGAACAGAACGGTCCGTCCATTATTGTTACTCCGAAAGCATCCGGCGGCTTGCTCATTTGTAAAATCGGCATCACGCATAGTTCTGCCTGCGCAGGAATTTCTTTTCCGTCAATCATGCGGGACATTTCAGAAATTCCTGAATATGTTGCATTAATAACAAAGTCACCCGTTAGTTTATAATTATTGTTAAGCTCAACAGTGACAGGACTTCCGAGAGTAATTCTTCGTGGATAAGCATTCCTGATTATACGAATATTTTTATTTTCACGGATTCTATAAATAATATTTTGCCTCAATTTGAAATAATCGAAAATAGTTTCCGGAGTTATCCAGCACTCATCGACCAAATTCCGGTTCAGAATTTTTTTGTCCGGAAATCCTTTTTTCAAAGGAAGTTTTAGCGCTTTACAAAAATCAATAAATCCCTGCGTATCGGTATGCGAACCGTTCTTTGCTATAGCATAATATTTTTTAAAATCACCGACTATGCAATCGCCATACATATCCTTAAAAGATTCAAGACCTTTAATTGATTCTTTGCCAGTCTGCAAGCTTCTTGGATAATGATACCCCAGATGTATTCTGTTTTGATTAACCATTGAAGCTTCAAGAAGCACATCATAATTTTTTTCAACAACTGTAACCTTATGTCCCTTTTCTGCAAGAATAATTGCATTTGTTAAACCGAAAATCCCGCCGCCTATTATTATTATACTGTACTTATCCGCCAAAAAATTGTCCCCCGTTTATATGTAATATTTGCCCTGTAATATTTTTTTCCGAAACTAAAAATAAAATTGCATCTGCGCATTCTGTCGGGGTAATAAGTTTTTTTGTCAGACTCGCATCCATATGTTTTTTTCTGAAATCGTCAGTCATTCGTTTATGAACGGGGCTTCCATCTATAAGACCCGGAGCAATTGCATTAACTCGTATATCCGGTGCAAGCTCGCGTGCAAGGCTTCGCGTTAATGAAATTAATCCTCCTTTAACAGTAGCATACGAAGGGTCATAGCTGCCTTTATAAGCGGCAATTGAAGAAACAAGTATGATGCATGAATTATTTTTTAATTTTTTTCTTAAATATTTTATTAAAAGAAATGGTCCTTTTAGATGTATGTTAATCATTTTATCAAAATGCTCTTCGGTAGATTCGGTTAAATTCATTTGCGGTTCATATCCCGAAGTTATTACTAATGCATCAAGTTCCGGAATTTTCATGTTTCCAATTTCTTTTACATCAATATTTTCAAAATCTATCTTAAAAATATTTTTTCCGGATTCTTTTGATGATGAACCGTAACAATTGTATCCATTCTTTTCAAAAAGATTTTTCACCGCTGTGCCAAGCGTCCCCGTAATTCCCGCAATGAAGATATTTTTATTTTTAGCTGGCATTATTTATATATCTGAGTACATTCTTTGCAGCTTCGGACCCGAATGCTTTAAAATTCTTTGATATGAAATTATCAATCGAGCTTATATAACTATTACTTGTTTTACCTTCAAAAAAATATGTGGTTAGTTCTTTTAAATCATTTGCTGTATAACAGACAGGAAAGTTGTAATCTCTATATAGAGATTCATTCTGTCCGATAAAATTTTCATTTACATTAATAACAGCTACCGGAATTCTCTTAATTAAAGCATCGTTCGAAATAGCCGAATTGTATACACACATTAAATCTGCAATTTTAAACGTATCTTCGTAACACATATTTTTATTATCAAAAACTTTTATTTCCGGATAACTCTCTTTAATAAAATCATAATCTGAAATTTTTTCAGATGGATGAATTTTAATTATTCCTTTAATCTGTCCGTTTGAACTTTGAATTGCTTCGCCAAATAGATTTACAAGTTTTATCCTTAAATCTTGCAGTGTCGGATTCGTAGCAAGTAATATGATTTTATCGTCGTTCTGAAACCCATATCTTTTTTTAATTTCCGAATCCTTGTGTTCATCAGTACTAAATTGAGTTGCCCCTGTAACGTAAATTTCTTCAGAAGTTACTCCTATAATCTCGTAAAGTTTTTTCTGTTTTTCACCCCATGAAAAAACCTTATCCGCTATCAGAGGACTATATGCAAATTTATTTGCAATAATACCATGTGACATAGTGTAAACAGGAATAAACATCTTTTTAGCAACTGACGCAAGAACCGATAAAATATTCAACCTATCGTATTCAACTATAATATATGATGACTTCAAAATTGAAAGAATACTTTTAAATATAAGAACATAAATTGTTTGGATTATGATTTCATTAATAATTCTTATCGCAAAATAATTCGGCAATTTATTGTTCTTTACAAAATCATTCACCTTAGTTTTTAACTCCGGCTTTATTTTAGAATATATTGAATTCCATTTTTTTAGGTTTGGATTATTTAAATTCTCCAAAGAAAAAACATATTTTGGTTTTACTTCCGTAAATTTACCATAGAACTTACCAAACTTTAAAAATGCTATGCAATTATCGACTTCCAATTCTTTAAGCAAAGGATAATTAATATTAAAAAAATGATTTCTATCCGAAGTAAAGGTCAACAATGGCAAATTTGTTGGTAAAGAACTGAAATCAAATACCTTGTTTTTATTTAAATGTGGTAATCCCCTTTTTTTAAGATAAAAATTCAGCAATCTGTCTTTTAATATTGCCGTATTCCTTTCATCGCCCCTGCCGAGGTAAAACTGAACATATAAGAAATTTGCAATCAAACTACCGACAGGAATCGAATCGAATTTTATTTCATTTAAATCCCGCTCAAACTTTATGAGCTTATCTTCATTAACAATGTGAGCCATAACATCAGTTAACAGATCTTATTATGCAGAACGCTTCTGCATATTTTTTCCCGCATGAAACTCCCCATCTTTTTGCAAGAACTTCAAGCGCCTCGGGCGAACGCGGATGCGGATATTTTCTTTTCTCAAACTCGTATGATTCCATTGCTTTTATCTTTGCCTTCAGGTCATCCTTTGAAATTTCAATAAATAAGTTTGGAACAAAATTGAAAGGCTCTGATGAAGCACGCCATTCTGTTCCTGAAGGAGTTTCAAAGCAAATTATCGTCTTTACATTTTCGGATTCCATCGGTCGCGTTGCCGTAATCACAGCTTCAAAAGTTCTTCTGTGGTCGATGTTCAAATCTCCGCCATGATGAGTGAAGATAACATCGGGATTAAACTTCTG
Protein-coding regions in this window:
- a CDS encoding SDR family NAD(P)-dependent oxidoreductase, giving the protein MIDKKTFPYKKALVTGGAGFIGSHLVEELVKMDVDTISVDNYFAGKEENLAHLKQYPNFQEVKCDVLDFEQLDELYKGVEVVFHQAASKKTICMNNPRLDLDINAKGAFNLLELAVKHKVKKFVHASTGSVYGEAQYFPQDEQHPLVPSSYYGVSKLAGEKYAKTFNHLYGLNTTVLRYFHVYGPRQESSDVGGVVSIFTRKMLKGEPIKIYGDGTQQRSFTYVKDVVKANLMSAASKKSEAQVYNCASGIKVTVKELANMVADILGIKNQQIIYDDWMPGDIKVFDIDNKKIKEDFGIEFVTNFREGLEQTVNWGKEYFKKELKLV
- a CDS encoding FAD-dependent oxidoreductase, which translates into the protein MADKYSIIIIGGGIFGLTNAIILAEKGHKVTVVEKNYDVLLEASMVNQNRIHLGYHYPRSLQTGKESIKGLESFKDMYGDCIVGDFKKYYAIAKNGSHTDTQGFIDFCKALKLPLKKGFPDKKILNRNLVDECWITPETIFDYFKLRQNIIYRIRENKNIRIIRNAYPRRITLGSPVTVELNNNYKLTGDFVINATYSGISEMSRMIDGKEIPAQAELCVMPILQMSKPPDAFGVTIMDGPFCSLMPKGLSHGEFILYHVTYSVLQNHKGSNRTGWDPFDGLVEFELMEQAQRFFPIIKDMKWKESWITTRVVLPEQELDDARPTLLIKHTPNIFTIFSGKLTTCVDSAYNVLEEIEKT
- a CDS encoding SDR family oxidoreductase codes for the protein MPAKNKNIFIAGITGTLGTAVKNLFEKNGYNCYGSSSKESGKNIFKIDFENIDVKEIGNMKIPELDALVITSGYEPQMNLTESTEEHFDKMINIHLKGPFLLIKYLRKKLKNNSCIILVSSIAAYKGSYDPSYATVKGGLISLTRSLARELAPDIRVNAIAPGLIDGSPVHKRMTDDFRKKHMDASLTKKLITPTECADAILFLVSEKNITGQILHINGGQFFGG
- a CDS encoding PIG-L family deacetylase translates to MLEYLKNKKIMIVVAHPDDEILGLGGTMHRLIKQYKVKTKVLILGEGITSRSDKRSAEDWKDELAIHKKNIKSAQKAIGYQNLSVYDLPDNRFDSVDLLDIIKIIENEKQKFNPDVIFTHHGGDLNIDHRRTFEAVITATRPMESENVKTIICFETPSGTEWRASSEPFNFVPNLFIEISKDDLKAKIKAMESYEFEKRKYPHPRSPEALEVLAKRWGVSCGKKYAEAFCIIRSVN